The nucleotide window TCAAGCGTGGAAGGGCCGCCAAGTGCCAAAGCAGGGAAAAACCCATACATCTCGTCACGCTTCAGGCGCCCTAGTTTCTGGCATGCGTCTTCGAACATGTCAGCGAAATCGTTCTCATCACGGGATAGCAAGCCAAAAAATGCTTGTACACCTAAATTCATTTTTTCGCCAATCAGTATCGAGTCGGTTGGAAAGCAGTAAGAACCCGGTGCAAATATCGATAGCGAGTCGCCAGTTTTTTCGCCCCATAAATACAAGTCGCCAAAAGCACCTCGGGCAATAATGTGATACGCATCCTGCTCCATAAATGGTGTGTCACCAATCCATGATTCCAGAACTGGCTCATATTCTTGAGGGTTGACCGTCCAAAACAAGCCATCCGCATAGCCGCACCAACCATGTGCTTTCCAGTATGCCAACAGCTGGTCTGGTAGCTTGCCGCGGTAACGCTCGATGCTCGACAGGGGCACATGCTGCTTGTCAAAACTTGGCCCCATTTTCTCCAGGAAGTACTCAAAATTTTCGTCCATGAGTTGCTCCTTATTTACACCGTTCAAGTCTTACGTTCATTTTTGTAGCTGTGCGGCCAGCTTTGGGAATAGCATTTGCGGCTCTGTCCAGTTCTGTCAAACGTCCACCCCTTCTCCATTGCGCGCCTATGCGTTTATTGATATTCAGATCGCCAAAGTCACTGATTTTATCCCTGCCTCCGGCTACCATATCTGGATTATGTAGAGCACCTAACGTCTTCATTATTTCGGTAGCTTTTTCTTCAGATTTTTTGTCGGCTTCTCGGACAGAGAATCCTTCACCTATATATTCCTTTGCATATTTTTCCAGGAGCTTCTTACGATATTTTGCTCGTGCCTTCACCGCTATATTTGGATCCCGCTGAGTCTCTTTTGCATCAAAAAGGGAGCGCCCCTCAATATATTCATTCACCGTCATATCATTGAGGCCCCTTTCCTGCCCGGCCAGTTGCCGATCAAACTCAGGAAACCCTGAACGAGGCAACTCATTGGTTTTGAAGCACGGCACTACTTTCTTCGGCATGCCATTAGGCCGGGGCCGCTCAGGTTCCTCATCGGGGCCACGACGGCGCGGAGGCGGTGGCGGCGGTGCTGGAGGCTCGCCATGTCCACCCCCGCCGCCGCCGCGTGATCGCAGCAGCGGATGCTGGCTCAGCCTGGCTTCGTTGTGCTCGAACCATTGCGCCGCTTTCGGCCCGAGGCGCGGGCTCTGGCTGATCTCCTTCAGCGCGGCCGCCCTGCCGCCCTTGCCCCGCGTGACGTAGGCCAGCAGTACCGAAACGATGGTCATGGCCATCATAACGTGGCCCTGCGCCAGGTAAAACGCGGCCGTCGATGGGCTGCCGCCTGTCACCACGCCGAAGTTCGACAGGTAATCCTGCCGGGTTGGTCCCCACGCTTCGGTGAACCCTTTTTCGTAGTAGCCGAGCGCTTCGGGAACGGCCTGGAACACACCTTCCACCAGGGACTTCAAGCCCAGCAGCGACAGCAGCGCGCCGCCGACATAGGCGCCTGCGGCAGCGCCGGCCGCTGCGCCAGGCACGGCGCCGATTCCGCCGAGGAAGGCACCCACGCCGCCGCCGATCACTCCACCCGCAAGCACCGACCCGCCGTAGTACAGGGCAATGTCTTCGCACACCGCCAGGAGAATGGGCCAGATCGCCGATACGTCGATGCCGGCTAGTCTCTGGGCGATCAGGCGCTGCGCCAGCGGCCCCGAATCAGACAGCGCCCGGCGCACGCGTTGCACGCGCCCCATCTGTTCGGAACTCCACAGGTGGCAGGCCGCGTCGGCCAGGCGGCCCATGCTGTCATGGGGCCGGCCAAAGCCACCCGGTTGTCCGCACCATTTCAGCTCTTCTTCCTTGCGCTCGAGCTTGCTCCACACGCGCCATGCGCCGGTCCTGTCATCGCCCATCGAAAGCTCCGCAATCCAGCGCAGGTTCTTCGGAGGCCCGATGCCATCGAGCCCGCCCGGATGCTGGGCGGCGAATCGAGCCGCCAGCGATCTACCAAGGCAGCGTAGGCGGGTTCGAGCGACCGCTAGTTGATGATGAGCAATTTATTGCCTAATGGCACCAACGATACGCCATGTAATCCGGGCTCGTGACGGCCAGCAGACACAGCAAAGGAGAAAAGCGGGCTGGACAGCGAAGAAGCGGAGCGCGAGAGGAAGATGCGGCGCGAAGAAGGAAGAGGATCGCCGCGGCAAGCGCGGCCATGGCGAAAGAAAGCAGCGGCTACCGAGGACATTCAGCCCCCGACAGCCGCTCATCAAGCCGGGATGCAAGCGCTCAGGCGCCGGCGCCGGCGACCTCGCTGGGCCTGGCCAGCATGGCCGCGATGTCGTCCGGCGGCACCGGCTTGCTGAACAGGTACCCCTGCATCTCGTCGCAGCCATTCTCCACCAGGAAATCGCGCTGCTGCTCGGTTTCCACCCCTTCGGCGATCACGCGCATCTGCAACTGGTGCGACAGCGAAATGATCGCCCGGGCGATCGCCTGGTCGTCCGTGCTGTGCGCCAGGTCGCGCACGAACGACTTGTCGATCTTCAGGCGCGAGATCGGGAACGACTTCAATGCCGCCAGGCTGGAGTAGCCGGTACCGAAGTCGTCGATCGACAGCGCGATGCTCATGGTTTCCAGTTCGCGCATCTTGTCGATGGCCTGCTGCACGTCGCGCATGATCAGGCTTTCCGTCACTTCCAGTTCCAGCCACTGCGCATCGAGGGCGGCTTCGGCCAGCGCGGCGGCGACCCGCCTGACCAGGTGCGGATCGTCGAACTGGCGCGGTGACACGTTGACCGACATGCTGATCGGCGGCAGCCCGGCATCCTGCCAGCGGCGCGCCTGCAGGCAGGCTTCGCGCAAGACCCATTCGCCGATGGCGACGATCATGCCGCTTTCCTCGGCCAGCGGAATGAACAGGTCCGGGCGCACCGTGCCCCGTTCCGGATGCTGCCAGCGCAGCAGCGCCTCCACGCCGAACACCTGGCCGCTCGCCAGGTCCACCTTGGGCTGGTACAGCAGGCGCAGCTGGTTGTCGTCCACCGCGCGGCGCAGCCCTTCCATCAGCGCCAGCTTTTCTTCCAGCGCCGCGTTCATTTCCTGCGCGTAGAACTGGCAGTTGTTCTTGCCCATTTCCTTGGCGCGGTACATGGCGGCATCGGCGTTCATCATCAGCGTATCGCGGCTGCCGCCATCGCGCGGGTACACGGCCGCGCCGATCGAGCAGCTGACCTGCACTTCCTGGCCATCCAGCACCACAGGGCGTACCACGGCGGCCAGGACCTTTTCCAGCAGCATGGCGCGGTCGGCATCGTCCGCATCGGCCTGCGGCAGCACCAGCACGAATTCGTCGCCGCCGAAGCGCCCCACGGTATCGCTCTTGCGCACGCACTCGACCATGCGGCTGGCCACCGTCTTGAGCAGTTCGTCGCCGGCCGTGTGGCCCAGCGTGTCGTTGACAAGCTTGAAGCTGTCCAGGTCCACGAAGGCCACCATGACTTCCTGCCCTTCCCGTTCGGCGTGCAGGATCGACTGCTCGATGCGGTCGCCGATCAGGTTGCGGTTGGGCAGGCCCGTCAGCGCGTCGTGCTGCGCCATGTGGAAGATGCGGGCCGCGTCGCGCTTGCTCTCGGTGATGTCGCGCAGGATCGCCACCACGCCGCCCTCCACGCCCACCACCTGCCAGTGCATCCATTCGGCCTGGATTTCCGGCATGTCGTTATGCCATTCCTCCTGCTGCACGCCGCCTTCGGCCGTGATACGGCAAAGGGTGGCGAAGATGCCGTTGTCCCGCGCGCGCGGCAGCCACTGCAGCAGCGTCGTATTGCGCATCTCTTCCTTGCTGCGCGCCGTCATCAGCTCGGCGCGGGTATTGGTGGAGACGATGCGGAAGTCGGCGATCCGCTTGTCCTTGCCATACACGGCACGCAGCACGAGGAACGCATCGAGGTTTGCTTCCGATGCGGCGGCATAGGTTTCCTGTGCGCGGCGCACGCGGCGGCGCGCCTTGGCGCCCTGCCATGACCACAGCCACACCAGGGCGATCAGGATCAGCAGCACGACCGACGCCGTGCCCGCCTCCCACATGTGGGTCAGGCGCCCGGCCTCGAATGCCGCCATCTGCTCGGCCTCGGCCAGGCCGACCACGACCACCAGGCCATACGTGCGCAGGGTACGCATGGCGGTGTAGCGGGGCACGTTGTCCAGCGTGGTGGTACGCGGTTGCGCGGACGCTTCCTGCGATGCCGCGAGGTCCAGGCGCTGGCCCCATGACGTGTTTTCGCCGATGCGCGCGGCGCGCACCACGCCGTCCGTGCCGAGGATGGCCAGCAGTCCCAGGTCGCCCTGGCGCGAACGCTCGTAGCCACTGGTGAAATAGGCCGGGGCCACTTCCACGATCACCACGCCGGCGAACAGGCCGTCCGGGCCATTCAGCCGGCGCGTGAAGTGGATGTGCCAGTCGTCGCGGGTCACGTCGCGCTGTGTTTCGGAGACGTACACCTGGCCGTTGTCGCGCTGCCGGTGATACTCGAAATAGCGCTCGCCGGCCACGTTCTGTTCGGAGGCGGCGGGGTTGCTGGCGACGATATGGCCGGAGGCATCGGCAATGCTCACGGCGAATACCAGGGCGGGCGGCAGCAGGCCTTCCTGCGCCAGTTCCGGCAGCGCCGCGGTCGGCCCCTTGCGCTCGGAGGCATACTTGACCAGCTTCAGCGTCTGGTCGATGCCGTTCAGGTTGCGCGCGACGTGCGCTTCGTAGGTGTCGAGCAGTTCGCCGACCGAC belongs to Pseudoduganella albidiflava and includes:
- a CDS encoding bifunctional diguanylate cyclase/phosphodiesterase; this translates as MAAGRPAPRKMRWLRLGLETYVSLPLFMLVLLGVVWAASFHFIGNERVAAQAAARESVGELLDTYEAHVARNLNGIDQTLKLVKYASERKGPTAALPELAQEGLLPPALVFAVSIADASGHIVASNPAASEQNVAGERYFEYHRQRDNGQVYVSETQRDVTRDDWHIHFTRRLNGPDGLFAGVVIVEVAPAYFTSGYERSRQGDLGLLAILGTDGVVRAARIGENTSWGQRLDLAASQEASAQPRTTTLDNVPRYTAMRTLRTYGLVVVVGLAEAEQMAAFEAGRLTHMWEAGTASVVLLILIALVWLWSWQGAKARRRVRRAQETYAAASEANLDAFLVLRAVYGKDKRIADFRIVSTNTRAELMTARSKEEMRNTTLLQWLPRARDNGIFATLCRITAEGGVQQEEWHNDMPEIQAEWMHWQVVGVEGGVVAILRDITESKRDAARIFHMAQHDALTGLPNRNLIGDRIEQSILHAEREGQEVMVAFVDLDSFKLVNDTLGHTAGDELLKTVASRMVECVRKSDTVGRFGGDEFVLVLPQADADDADRAMLLEKVLAAVVRPVVLDGQEVQVSCSIGAAVYPRDGGSRDTLMMNADAAMYRAKEMGKNNCQFYAQEMNAALEEKLALMEGLRRAVDDNQLRLLYQPKVDLASGQVFGVEALLRWQHPERGTVRPDLFIPLAEESGMIVAIGEWVLREACLQARRWQDAGLPPISMSVNVSPRQFDDPHLVRRVAAALAEAALDAQWLELEVTESLIMRDVQQAIDKMRELETMSIALSIDDFGTGYSSLAALKSFPISRLKIDKSFVRDLAHSTDDQAIARAIISLSHQLQMRVIAEGVETEQQRDFLVENGCDEMQGYLFSKPVPPDDIAAMLARPSEVAGAGA
- a CDS encoding GAD-like domain-containing protein, which codes for MDENFEYFLEKMGPSFDKQHVPLSSIERYRGKLPDQLLAYWKAHGWCGYADGLFWTVNPQEYEPVLESWIGDTPFMEQDAYHIIARGAFGDLYLWGEKTGDSLSIFAPGSYCFPTDSILIGEKMNLGVQAFFGLLSRDENDFADMFEDACQKLGRLKRDEMYGFFPALALGGPSTLDHLQKVKAIEHLVILAQFEPLRVATIPPV
- a CDS encoding DUF6861 domain-containing protein; this encodes MGDDRTGAWRVWSKLERKEEELKWCGQPGGFGRPHDSMGRLADAACHLWSSEQMGRVQRVRRALSDSGPLAQRLIAQRLAGIDVSAIWPILLAVCEDIALYYGGSVLAGGVIGGGVGAFLGGIGAVPGAAAGAAAGAYVGGALLSLLGLKSLVEGVFQAVPEALGYYEKGFTEAWGPTRQDYLSNFGVVTGGSPSTAAFYLAQGHVMMAMTIVSVLLAYVTRGKGGRAAALKEISQSPRLGPKAAQWFEHNEARLSQHPLLRSRGGGGGGHGEPPAPPPPPPRRRGPDEEPERPRPNGMPKKVVPCFKTNELPRSGFPEFDRQLAGQERGLNDMTVNEYIEGRSLFDAKETQRDPNIAVKARAKYRKKLLEKYAKEYIGEGFSVREADKKSEEKATEIMKTLGALHNPDMVAGGRDKISDFGDLNINKRIGAQWRRGGRLTELDRAANAIPKAGRTATKMNVRLERCK